In Polaribacter sp. L3A8, a genomic segment contains:
- a CDS encoding YihY/virulence factor BrkB family protein, with protein MTKEIEDKLEKIPIVNLLVKFGKKIKVPGLEGMSLYDVIEMYIIGIVKGALTTRAGGIAFSFFMAVFPFMLFILTLIPYIPIEGFQEGLFSFIKEILPPQTFEAVDVVLKDIINNQYGGLLSFGFLLSIFLMTNGVNAIFGGFEHSYHITDVRNVFRAYFISLGVSLLMSFFLIVTITTLILYQVALSKIDETGWLDTGDLDLFLLGKNAVFLVMIFTIVSLLFRYGTKQGKETKFFSAGAILTTVVSLCTFYLFGIYVVKFAQYNQLYGSIGTLLILMLFVWLNAIILLLGFELNAAIYALRFRNKIDSIL; from the coding sequence ATGACAAAAGAAATAGAAGACAAACTCGAAAAAATACCAATTGTAAATCTCTTGGTAAAGTTTGGGAAGAAAATAAAAGTTCCGGGTTTAGAGGGGATGTCTTTGTATGATGTTATAGAAATGTACATTATTGGTATTGTAAAAGGGGCTTTAACCACGAGAGCAGGCGGAATTGCATTCAGCTTTTTTATGGCAGTTTTTCCTTTTATGCTATTTATTCTTACATTAATTCCATACATTCCAATAGAAGGTTTTCAAGAAGGGTTATTTTCATTTATAAAAGAAATTTTACCACCACAAACATTTGAGGCTGTAGATGTTGTGTTAAAGGATATTATAAATAACCAATATGGAGGTTTGCTTTCTTTTGGTTTTTTACTGTCTATCTTTTTAATGACAAATGGGGTAAATGCTATTTTTGGTGGTTTTGAACATTCATATCATATAACCGATGTTAGAAATGTTTTTAGAGCTTATTTCATTTCACTGGGAGTTTCTCTATTAATGTCATTCTTTTTAATTGTTACCATTACCACTCTAATTTTATATCAAGTAGCACTGTCTAAAATAGACGAAACAGGTTGGTTAGATACGGGTGATTTAGATCTTTTTCTTTTGGGTAAAAACGCCGTTTTCTTAGTAATGATTTTTACTATTGTTTCTTTGCTTTTTAGGTATGGTACAAAGCAAGGTAAAGAAACAAAATTCTTTTCTGCAGGTGCAATTTTAACTACAGTTGTGTCTTTATGTACGTTTTATTTATTCGGTATTTATGTAGTAAAATTTGCACAATACAATCAATTATATGGTTCTATTGGTACGCTTTTAATATTGATGTTGTTTGTGTGGTTAAATGCAATTATCTTATTGTTAGGATTTGAGTTAAATGCTGCTATTTACGCTTTAAGATTCAGAAATAAAATTGATTCTATTTTATAA
- a CDS encoding pentapeptide repeat-containing protein, whose protein sequence is MTDNYFDSEEYTKIDFTDTKIQKGEYDNCTFLNCNFEGIHASNIQFVECEFVDCNFSNTIVDHTAFKDVSFSNCKMIGIKFNGCDPFLLQFNFKECQLSFASFYQLKIPKTKFKDCNLQEVDFTESMLTNAVFDNCDFKGAVFGRTNIEKSDFRTAYNFNINPEKNQLKGAKFSKENIVGLLSEYKIVVE, encoded by the coding sequence ATGACGGACAATTATTTTGATAGCGAGGAATACACAAAAATTGATTTTACGGACACAAAAATTCAAAAAGGAGAATATGATAATTGTACGTTTTTAAATTGTAATTTCGAGGGAATTCATGCATCAAATATTCAGTTTGTAGAATGTGAATTTGTAGATTGCAATTTTAGTAATACGATTGTAGATCATACTGCTTTTAAAGATGTAAGTTTTAGTAACTGTAAAATGATAGGCATAAAATTTAATGGATGTGATCCTTTTTTATTACAGTTTAATTTTAAGGAATGTCAATTAAGTTTTGCTAGTTTTTATCAACTAAAAATACCAAAAACAAAATTTAAAGATTGTAACTTACAAGAAGTAGATTTTACAGAAAGTATGTTAACAAATGCTGTTTTTGATAATTGCGATTTTAAAGGGGCTGTTTTTGGCAGAACTAATATAGAAAAGTCAGATTTTAGAACTGCATATAATTTTAATATCAACCCAGAAAAAAATCAATTAAAAGGCGCAAAGTTTAGTAAGGAAAATATTGTAGGTCTTTTATCAGAATATAAAATTGTGGTTGAATAA
- a CDS encoding copper resistance protein NlpE, with amino-acid sequence MKQFLKILVIACLIFSACKSNEVKDITGVYQGEFPCGDCTGIDNKMTLNTDSTFVLEKVYKGKGNGTIFKESGKYTVTEGQLVLDLKASPFKYKIDENYIELLDIDGNIIKSDLNYKLIKQE; translated from the coding sequence ATGAAACAATTTTTAAAAATTTTAGTCATTGCTTGTCTTATTTTTTCAGCTTGTAAAAGCAATGAAGTAAAAGATATTACAGGTGTTTATCAGGGCGAATTTCCTTGTGGAGATTGTACCGGAATTGATAATAAAATGACGTTGAATACGGATAGTACTTTTGTATTAGAAAAAGTTTACAAAGGGAAAGGTAACGGAACTATTTTTAAGGAGTCAGGGAAATATACAGTTACAGAAGGACAATTAGTTTTAGATTTAAAAGCGTCTCCTTTTAAGTATAAAATTGACGAAAACTATATAGAATTACTAGATATTGATGGAAATATAATTAAAAGTGATTTAAATTATAAATTGATAAAACAAGAGTAA
- a CDS encoding M3 family metallopeptidase, with protein sequence MKKYITIAASLLLVISCNTKEAKKENNMDISKNPLLVQSTLEYGTPDFSKIKAKHFLPAILEGMKLQNEAIEKITQNTDAPTFENTILALEESSKKLDAVTAVFSGLAGAHTNDTIKANQKELAPKFSKHSDDILLNTKLFAKIKTVYNNLSTANLDAESEHLVKEYFKDFTKAGANLSEEKKEKLKEINSEIASLSNDFGKKLLDASKKGGIVISDKAQLKGFSEEKIASLEKDGKYEIQLINTTQQPSLQTLENREVRKQLFEKSIHRADAGDYDTSDLVKKMVLLRAQKAQILGFDNYASWSLQGTMASNPETVFNMFKNLIPGSLEKANSEIKEIQAEINKEGKDFKLAAYDWNHYAEKVRKSKYNLNEDEVKPYFEMTNVLEKGVFYAATKLYGITFKKRTDIPTYHPDVVVYELFEEDGSKLGLFFGDYFARDSKRGGAWMSSFVKQSKLRNQKPVIYNVCNSTKPAAGEPVLISFDEVETMFHEFGHALHGFFGNQKYASISGTSTARDFVEFPSQFNENWSTHPEILNNYAIHYKTGKVIPAELLQKIKDAGTFNQGYSMIENLCSSSLDMKWHTISVNDKIEDVAKFEAEALKSMNLNVNEIPPRYRSTYFAHIFSGGYSAGYYSYLWTEMLSHDAYDWFKDNGLLTRENGQKFRDQVLSKGNTMDYAEMYKTFAGRNPEAAPMLKARGLK encoded by the coding sequence ATGAAAAAATATATAACAATAGCTGCCTCTTTATTACTTGTAATTTCTTGCAATACTAAAGAAGCTAAAAAAGAAAATAATATGGATATCTCTAAAAATCCTCTATTAGTGCAAAGTACACTAGAATATGGTACGCCAGATTTCTCTAAAATTAAAGCAAAACATTTTTTACCAGCTATTTTAGAAGGGATGAAATTGCAAAATGAAGCAATTGAAAAAATCACTCAGAATACTGACGCTCCAACTTTTGAAAATACGATTTTAGCTTTAGAAGAAAGTAGCAAAAAGTTAGATGCAGTAACTGCTGTTTTTTCTGGATTGGCAGGTGCACATACAAATGATACAATAAAAGCAAATCAAAAAGAATTAGCTCCAAAATTTTCTAAACATTCTGATGATATTTTGTTAAACACAAAGTTGTTTGCGAAAATTAAAACGGTTTATAATAATTTGTCAACAGCTAATTTAGATGCAGAATCAGAACACTTAGTAAAAGAATATTTTAAAGATTTTACCAAAGCAGGTGCAAATTTATCCGAAGAAAAAAAGGAGAAATTAAAAGAGATTAATTCAGAAATAGCGAGTTTGTCTAATGATTTTGGAAAGAAACTATTAGATGCTAGTAAAAAAGGTGGTATTGTAATTTCTGACAAAGCACAATTAAAAGGTTTTTCTGAAGAAAAAATAGCTTCTTTAGAAAAAGATGGTAAATATGAAATTCAGTTAATTAATACAACGCAACAACCTTCTTTACAAACGTTAGAAAATAGAGAAGTTAGAAAACAATTGTTCGAAAAATCGATTCATAGGGCTGATGCTGGGGATTATGATACTAGTGATTTAGTAAAGAAAATGGTGCTGTTAAGAGCTCAAAAAGCACAAATTTTAGGCTTTGATAATTATGCAAGCTGGAGTTTACAAGGTACCATGGCATCAAATCCAGAAACGGTTTTTAATATGTTTAAAAACTTAATTCCGGGTTCTTTAGAAAAAGCAAACTCAGAAATTAAAGAGATTCAGGCAGAAATAAATAAAGAAGGAAAAGACTTTAAATTGGCTGCTTATGATTGGAATCATTATGCAGAAAAAGTGCGTAAATCTAAATATAACTTAAATGAAGATGAGGTAAAACCTTATTTTGAAATGACCAATGTGTTAGAAAAAGGTGTTTTCTACGCAGCTACAAAATTATACGGAATTACCTTTAAAAAACGTACAGACATACCAACATATCACCCAGATGTTGTGGTATACGAGTTGTTTGAAGAAGATGGAAGTAAATTAGGATTATTTTTTGGAGATTACTTTGCAAGAGATAGCAAACGTGGTGGTGCGTGGATGAGTAGTTTTGTAAAACAATCTAAATTACGTAACCAAAAACCTGTAATTTATAATGTTTGTAATTCTACAAAACCAGCAGCAGGAGAGCCTGTTTTAATTAGTTTTGATGAAGTAGAAACGATGTTTCATGAATTTGGACATGCATTACACGGTTTTTTCGGAAATCAAAAATATGCTTCTATTTCAGGAACAAGTACCGCTAGAGATTTTGTAGAATTTCCGTCTCAGTTTAATGAAAACTGGTCTACGCATCCAGAAATTTTAAATAATTATGCAATTCATTACAAAACAGGAAAAGTAATTCCTGCAGAATTATTGCAAAAAATTAAAGATGCTGGTACTTTTAACCAAGGGTATTCTATGATAGAAAACTTGTGTTCTTCTAGTTTAGATATGAAATGGCATACAATTTCTGTAAATGATAAAATTGAAGATGTTGCTAAGTTTGAAGCAGAAGCATTAAAAAGCATGAACTTAAATGTAAATGAAATTCCACCAAGATATCGTTCAACTTACTTTGCACATATCTTTAGTGGAGGTTATTCTGCAGGGTATTATTCTTATTTATGGACAGAAATGTTAAGTCACGATGCCTATGATTGGTTTAAAGACAATGGTTTATTAACAAGAGAAAACGGACAAAAATTTCGTGATCAAGTTTTATCAAAAGGAAATACAATGGATTATGCAGAAATGTATAAAACCTTTGCAGGTAGAAATCCAGAAGCAGCACCAATGTTAAAAGCTAGAGGATTAAAATAG
- the nadC gene encoding carboxylating nicotinate-nucleotide diphosphorylase, whose translation MISKEQFQNELDLIIKNAIREDIGDGDHTSLSCIPADAEGKAKLLVKEDGIIAGVEFAKQVFSYVDKDLQVETFINDGEDVKYGDIVFHVSGKSQSILMAERLVLNAMQRMSAIATKTAFFANLLKGTKTKVLDTRKTTPGIRAIEKWAVKIGGGENHRFALYDMVMIKDNHIDFAGGITAAITKTKKYLADKKLDIKIIVEARSLEEIKEILSNEGVYRILIDNFNYEDTKKAVALIGDTCLTESSGGINEETIRKYAECGVDFISSGALTHSVYNLDLSLKAID comes from the coding sequence ATGATATCAAAAGAACAATTTCAAAACGAGTTAGATTTAATTATAAAAAATGCCATTAGAGAAGATATTGGCGATGGAGATCATACGTCACTTTCTTGTATTCCTGCGGATGCAGAAGGGAAAGCAAAATTATTGGTAAAAGAAGATGGAATTATAGCTGGAGTAGAATTTGCAAAACAAGTTTTTAGCTATGTTGATAAAGATTTACAAGTAGAAACGTTTATTAATGATGGAGAGGATGTAAAATATGGAGATATTGTTTTTCATGTTTCCGGAAAATCTCAATCGATTTTAATGGCAGAGCGTTTGGTGTTAAATGCTATGCAAAGAATGTCTGCAATTGCAACAAAAACAGCCTTTTTTGCAAACTTATTAAAAGGCACAAAAACAAAGGTTTTAGATACAAGAAAAACAACTCCAGGAATTAGAGCAATCGAAAAATGGGCTGTAAAAATAGGAGGAGGAGAAAACCACCGTTTTGCGTTGTATGATATGGTAATGATAAAAGACAATCATATAGATTTTGCTGGCGGAATTACAGCTGCAATAACAAAAACAAAGAAATATTTAGCCGATAAAAAATTAGATATTAAGATTATTGTAGAGGCAAGAAGTTTAGAAGAAATTAAAGAAATTTTATCTAACGAAGGCGTTTATAGAATTCTAATAGACAACTTTAATTATGAAGATACTAAAAAAGCAGTTGCTTTAATTGGTGATACTTGTTTAACAGAGTCTTCTGGCGGAATTAATGAAGAAACGATTAGAAAATATGCAGAATGTGGTGTAGATTTTATTTCTTCTGGGGCATTAACACATTCGGTTTATAATTTAGATTTAAGTTTAAAAGCAATAGACTAA
- the rlmH gene encoding 23S rRNA (pseudouridine(1915)-N(3))-methyltransferase RlmH produces MKIKLLAIGKTDNKQLIQLIDEYQNRLKHYIKFELEIIPDIKNVKNLSEIQQKEKEGELILSKLQNTDQLVLLDDKGKHYTSIEFSKYLQKKMNAGTKQLVLVIGGPYGFSDAVYKKSIGKISLSKMTFSHQMIRLFIVEQLYRGFTILKNEPYHHE; encoded by the coding sequence ATGAAAATTAAATTACTTGCCATTGGTAAAACTGATAACAAACAGTTAATTCAGTTAATTGACGAATATCAAAATAGATTAAAACATTACATAAAGTTTGAGTTAGAGATTATTCCTGACATTAAAAATGTAAAGAATTTAAGCGAAATTCAACAAAAAGAAAAAGAAGGAGAATTAATTTTATCTAAACTACAAAACACAGATCAATTGGTGTTGTTAGATGATAAAGGGAAACACTATACTTCTATAGAGTTTTCTAAGTACTTACAAAAGAAAATGAATGCTGGTACAAAGCAATTAGTTTTGGTTATTGGAGGTCCTTATGGTTTTTCTGATGCGGTTTATAAAAAATCAATTGGAAAAATATCTCTTTCTAAAATGACTTTTTCTCACCAAATGATTCGCCTTTTTATTGTAGAACAATTGTATAGAGGTTTTACAATTCTTAAGAATGAGCCTTACCATCATGAGTAA
- a CDS encoding helix-turn-helix domain-containing protein — protein MLIISVISFRYFFHGSYDLGLQAVLKPDSGLYSLLFLILAPSLYLYYKHLVNQKKAYDSKDLKHLFFIIFLYLINSIEVLHNSFLFYFGAMTNFYLISIFVIFYLVIIFNLLKKEVWFRKNLLLNKHHFNLVKNWTIYFFVINILCSIMVFISLYTEFKTGEKVSGKTMAVFSMIFWLSAFFKILISPEILYGLPILNKTLLKFNETPINKKERVTLVNNVVGNNWVIEVAIKEDSQDHRLQENIRTNIVSYIKEVDKLSTEKFIFRSQKVSQSDIAETLGVPTSHIVYLFKYHSKISFTEYRKNSRIQDALKLIEGGFLNTETFESLAYKTGFASYNPFFIAFKSITTYSPQDYNKVKKE, from the coding sequence GTGCTTATTATAAGTGTAATTTCCTTTCGTTATTTTTTTCATGGTAGTTATGATTTAGGTTTGCAAGCCGTTTTAAAACCAGATAGTGGTTTGTATTCTTTGTTGTTTTTAATTCTTGCACCTTCTTTATATTTATATTATAAGCATTTAGTAAACCAGAAAAAAGCGTACGATTCTAAAGATTTAAAGCATCTTTTTTTTATAATATTTTTGTATCTCATTAATTCAATTGAAGTTTTACACAATAGCTTTCTGTTTTACTTTGGAGCTATGACTAATTTTTATTTAATCTCAATTTTTGTAATATTTTATCTTGTAATTATTTTTAATTTATTAAAAAAAGAAGTATGGTTTAGAAAGAACTTGCTTTTAAATAAACATCATTTTAACTTGGTTAAAAATTGGACCATTTACTTTTTTGTAATTAATATACTTTGTAGTATTATGGTTTTTATTTCTTTATACACAGAGTTTAAAACAGGAGAAAAAGTTTCAGGAAAGACAATGGCAGTTTTTTCAATGATTTTTTGGTTATCAGCTTTTTTTAAAATTTTAATTTCGCCAGAAATATTATACGGACTTCCTATATTAAATAAAACCTTGTTAAAATTTAATGAAACGCCAATAAATAAGAAAGAGCGTGTAACTCTAGTTAATAATGTTGTTGGTAATAACTGGGTTATAGAAGTCGCTATTAAAGAAGACAGTCAAGATCATAGATTACAAGAGAATATAAGAACCAATATTGTAAGTTATATTAAGGAGGTTGATAAATTAAGTACTGAAAAATTTATTTTTCGAAGTCAAAAAGTTTCTCAGAGTGATATTGCAGAAACTTTAGGAGTTCCTACAAGTCATATAGTGTATTTGTTTAAATATCATTCTAAAATTTCTTTTACAGAATATAGAAAAAATAGTAGAATCCAAGATGCTCTTAAACTTATAGAAGGTGGTTTTTTAAATACAGAAACCTTTGAGTCTTTAGCTTATAAAACGGGTTTTGCGTCTTACAATCCTTTTTTTATTGCTTTTAAAAGTATTACAACGTATTCTCCACAAGATTATAATAAAGTAAAGAAAGAGTAA
- a CDS encoding non-canonical purine NTP diphosphatase, producing the protein MKLVFATNNLNKLAEVQKMLPDSIQLLSLKDINCFDEIEETETTLQGNAKLKADYITSKFGFNCFADDTGLEVESLDGKPGVYSARFAGEPSNSDNNMQKLLEDLKDKTNRKAQFRTAVALNLNNEQFIFEGTCKGEIFKKKHGEKGFGYDPIFKPEGFEVSFAEMSSEQKNKISHRGIAIDKLVNFLSNYKS; encoded by the coding sequence ATGAAATTAGTTTTCGCTACCAACAATCTAAACAAGCTTGCTGAGGTTCAAAAAATGTTACCAGACTCAATACAATTATTGAGCTTAAAAGACATTAATTGTTTTGATGAAATTGAAGAAACCGAAACAACTTTGCAAGGAAATGCTAAATTAAAAGCAGATTATATTACCTCTAAATTTGGTTTTAATTGTTTTGCTGATGATACAGGCCTAGAAGTAGAAAGTTTAGATGGAAAACCAGGTGTTTATTCTGCTCGTTTTGCTGGAGAACCTTCCAACTCTGATAACAATATGCAAAAACTTTTAGAAGATCTAAAAGATAAAACCAATAGAAAAGCACAATTTAGAACGGCAGTTGCACTTAATCTAAATAACGAACAATTTATTTTTGAAGGCACTTGTAAAGGTGAAATATTTAAAAAAAAACATGGTGAAAAAGGATTTGGGTATGACCCTATATTTAAACCAGAAGGTTTTGAAGTTTCTTTTGCTGAAATGAGTTCTGAACAAAAAAACAAAATTTCGCACAGAGGAATTGCTATAGATAAATTAGTAAACTTTTTATCAAATTATAAATCTTAA
- a CDS encoding FecCD family ABC transporter permease, with protein sequence MEKKTYRKHFIFLSILLLFFFFLNVSLGSVSIPFKDIFNSIIGGNVTKDSWETIIINFRIPKAITAILVGSGLSICGLLMQTLFKNPLAGPFVLGISSGASLGVAILILGSSVFGGFFLNASISNWSLPIAASLGAFLVLSAVIIAANRVKNTMSILIIGLMFGSLTSAVISVLAYFSEAAQIQQYLFWSFGSLGNLTWNEITVFVIIYSIGILGTISVIKPLNSFLLGENYAKSLGINVKKSRNIILLITSILTGVITAFSGPIAFVGLAVPHIARMLFSSSNHKTLLPAVALIGAIVLLICDMIAQLPTSEFTLPINAITSLFGAPIVIWLLIRKKRLFV encoded by the coding sequence ATGGAAAAAAAAACGTACAGAAAACACTTTATATTTTTATCTATTTTACTGCTGTTTTTCTTTTTCTTAAACGTCAGCTTAGGATCTGTTTCTATCCCTTTTAAAGATATTTTTAATAGCATTATTGGAGGAAATGTTACTAAAGATAGTTGGGAAACAATAATTATCAATTTTAGAATTCCGAAAGCAATTACAGCTATTTTAGTAGGTTCTGGCTTGTCTATTTGTGGTTTATTAATGCAAACATTATTTAAAAACCCTTTAGCAGGTCCTTTTGTTTTAGGTATTTCTTCTGGAGCAAGTTTAGGAGTTGCTATTTTAATTTTAGGGTCATCTGTCTTTGGTGGCTTTTTTTTAAATGCATCTATATCTAACTGGTCTTTACCTATTGCAGCTAGTTTAGGTGCTTTTTTAGTTTTATCCGCAGTTATTATAGCGGCTAATCGAGTAAAAAACACCATGTCCATTTTAATTATTGGGCTAATGTTTGGTTCTTTAACCTCTGCAGTGATTAGTGTTTTAGCTTACTTTAGTGAAGCTGCTCAAATACAACAATACCTGTTTTGGAGTTTTGGAAGTTTGGGTAATTTAACTTGGAATGAGATTACCGTTTTTGTTATTATTTATTCCATCGGAATTTTAGGAACAATTTCCGTTATAAAACCATTAAACAGTTTTTTATTAGGAGAAAATTATGCAAAAAGCTTAGGAATTAACGTAAAAAAAAGTAGGAACATTATTTTACTAATTACTAGTATTTTAACCGGAGTAATCACCGCTTTTTCTGGACCAATTGCCTTTGTGGGATTAGCGGTTCCGCACATTGCAAGAATGTTATTTTCTAGTTCTAATCATAAAACATTATTACCAGCTGTTGCCCTTATAGGCGCTATTGTTTTGTTAATTTGCGATATGATTGCGCAATTACCAACAAGCGAGTTTACGCTTCCTATAAATGCAATTACATCCTTATTTGGTGCACCTATAGTTATTTGGTTGTTAATTAGAAAAAAGAGGTTATTTGTTTAA
- a CDS encoding ABC transporter ATP-binding protein codes for MNLEIEKGKLVTVLGKNGIGKSTLLRTLSKVQKPISGDIFIHQKKLKTLTEKELSTQLSLVLTERLPESQLTVYELIALGRQPYTNWIDKLSPKDIAKVETAIQQTEIEHLKNNRFYELSDGQLQRVLIARALAQDTEIIILDEPTAHLDMHHTIKIFSLLKRLVAETQKTVIISSHEINLSIQLADEIILLTENTFHAGTPAELIAANAFDTLFPKELVNFNKTLQQFVINKS; via the coding sequence ATTAATTTAGAAATTGAAAAAGGAAAACTAGTAACCGTTTTAGGTAAAAACGGAATCGGAAAATCTACATTATTAAGAACGCTTTCTAAAGTACAAAAACCTATTTCTGGTGATATCTTTATCCATCAGAAAAAACTAAAAACACTTACAGAAAAAGAATTGTCTACACAATTAAGTTTGGTTTTAACAGAACGTTTGCCAGAAAGTCAATTAACGGTTTACGAGCTAATTGCCCTAGGTAGGCAACCATACACAAACTGGATTGACAAACTTTCTCCCAAAGACATTGCAAAGGTAGAAACTGCGATTCAACAAACAGAAATTGAACACCTTAAAAACAATCGTTTTTACGAATTAAGTGATGGTCAACTACAAAGAGTTCTTATTGCAAGAGCACTTGCGCAAGATACAGAGATTATTATTTTAGATGAACCTACTGCGCATTTAGACATGCATCATACCATTAAAATATTTTCGTTATTAAAACGACTTGTAGCAGAAACTCAAAAAACAGTTATTATTTCATCACACGAAATTAATTTGTCCATTCAATTGGCAGATGAAATTATCCTTTTAACAGAAAACACGTTTCACGCTGGCACTCCTGCAGAATTAATAGCAGCCAATGCTTTTGATACTTTATTTCCGAAAGAATTGGTTAATTTTAACAAAACGTTACAACAATTTGTAATTAACAAAAGTTAA